The Littorina saxatilis isolate snail1 unplaced genomic scaffold, US_GU_Lsax_2.0 scaffold_247, whole genome shotgun sequence genome has a segment encoding these proteins:
- the LOC138954291 gene encoding uncharacterized protein: MGSMWDLITTSSGSRVGSKWDTRGTRVKNECDSSGKRVGSGWEASGIQVGNKWDQGGTRVGNEWDGKRVGSGWEASGIRVGNEWDQGGKRVGSGWETSGIRVGNEWDQGGKRVGSGWETSGIRVGSEWDQGSGWEASGIRDQGGKRVGSGWEASGIRVGSEWDQGGKRVGSGWETSGIRVGSEWDQGSGWEASGIRVGSEWDQGSGWEASGIRVGSEWDQGGKRVGSGGKRVGSGWEASGIQVGNEWDQGGKQVGLGWETSGIRDLGGKRVGFRWETSGIQVGNEWDQGGKRLGFRWETSGIEVES; the protein is encoded by the coding sequence ATGGGATCCATGTGGGATTTGATTACGACTTCCAGTGGGAGCCGAGTGGGAAGTAAATGGGACACCAGAGGGACACGAGTGAAAAACGAGTGCGATTCAAGTGGGAAACGAGTGGGATCAGGGTGGGAAGCAAGTGGGATTCAGGTGGGAAACAAGTGGGATCAGGGTGGAACACGAGTGGGAAACGAGTGGGATGGGAAACGAGTGGGATCAGGGTGGGAAGCGAGTGGGATCAGGGTGGGAAACGAGTGGGATCAGGGTGGGAAGCGAGTGGGATCAGGGTGGGAAACGAGTGGGATCAGGGTGGGAAACGAGTGGGATCAGGGTGGGAAACGAGTGGGATCAGGGTGGGAAACGAGTGGGATCAGGGTGGGAAGCGAGTGGGATCAGGGGTCAGGGTGGGAAGCGAGTGGGATCAGGGATCAGGGTGGGAAGCGAGTGGGATCAGGGTGGGAAGCGAGTGGGATCAGGGTGGGAAGCGAGTGGGATCAGGGTGGGAAGCGAGTGGGATCAGGGTGGGAAACGAGTGGGATCAGGGTGGGAAGCGAGTGGGATCAGGGATCAGGGTGGGAAGCGAGTGGGATCAGGGTGGGAAGCGAGTGGGATCAGGGATCAGGTTGGGAAGCGAGTGGGATCAGGGTGGGAAGCGAGTGGGATCAGGGTGGGAAACGAGTGGGATCAGGTGGGAAACGAGTGGGATCAGGGTGGGAAGCGAGTGGGATTCAGGTGGGAAACGAGTGGGATCAGGGTGGGAAACAAGTGGGATTAGGGTGGGAAACGAGTGGGATCAGGGATCTGGGTGGGAAGCGAGTGGGATTCAGGTGGGAAACGAGTGGGATTCAGGTGGGAAACGAGTGGGATCAGGGTGGGAAACGACTGGGATTCAGGTGGGAAACAAGTGGGATTGAGGTGGAAAGTTAG
- the LOC138954290 gene encoding uncharacterized protein encodes MEEMMVPLHEHDADEIESGRTEENSDSSEWDHFLNRLNEVESVEENLDHQSDSDTDSDIESVFDPVDKTEELGGELAAWSSKWKVKANAFTALLTLLNVYFPRLPKDSRTVMKTPRSLDVKEIGGGSYFHFGIVAMLTNIVPAFSHLVLRGTRLLIQVNIDGLPLFKSSGIQLWPILGRVCQPFQSEPFVIGLFCGKQKPTILGEYLDDFVSEMGQLQRGPIDVGLGDPVNDVNIACFICDAPARAFIKQVKGHSGYYGCEKCKQKGSWEGRVVFTCTSIDAPKRENEDFRVRAELRDTNHQIGVSPLLRLSLGMVSQFPLDYMHLVCLGVVKRLLSYLIKSPVQKGLRLGSAVIVEISQCLKSIREYLPREFNRKCRSLDELDRWKATEFRQFMLYSGVVAMKGRLKDVFY; translated from the coding sequence ATGGAAGAAATGATGGTACCATTGCATGAACATGATGCTGAtgaaattgaaagtggaagaacGGAAGAAAACTCTGATTCGTCTGAATGGGATCATTTCCTCAATCGACTCAATGAAGTGGAATCTGTAGAGGAAAATTTGGATCATCAgtctgacagtgacactgacagtgataTTGAATCTGTATTTGATCCTGTGGATAAGACGGAAGAACTTGGCGGAGAGCTTGCAGCATGGTCTTCTAAGTGGAAAGTCAAAGCAAATGCCTTCACTGCACTCTTAACTTTGCTCAATGTGTACTTTCCCCGTTTGCCTAAAGATTCAAGGACTGTCATGAAAACTCCTCGCAGCCTTGATGTAAAAGAAATTGGAGGTGGTTCCTATTTTCATTTTGGAATTGTTGCCATGCTGACTAACATTGTCCCTGCCTTTTCTCACCTTGTTTTGAGAGGAACTCGTCTCCTAATTCAAGTAAACATTGATGGTCTTCCACTTTTTAAGTCATCTGGCATTCAGTTATGGCCTATTTTGGGACGGGTTTGTCAGCCATTTCAGTCAGAACCATTTGTCATCGGTCTTTTTTGtgggaaacaaaaacctaccaTTTTGGGCGAATATTTAGACGATTTTGTCTCTGAAATGGGCCAACTGCAACGGGGACCGATTGATGTGGGTTTGGGGGATCCAGTAAACGATGTGAATATTGCATGTTTCATTTGTGACGCTCCTGCCCGTGCATTTATAAAACAGGTTAAAGGACATTCTGGCTATTATGGGTGCGAAAAGTGTAAGCAAAAAGGGTCGTGGGAAGGTAGAGTTGTTTTTACATGTACTAGTATAGATGCTCCAAAACGGGAAAATGAAGATTTCCGTGTTCGTGCAGAACTTCGAGATACTAATCATCAGATAGGCGTGTCACCTCTTCTGCGTTTATCTCTTGGAATGGTATCCCAGTTCCCTTTAGATTACATGCATTTAGTGTGCTTGGGAGTTGTAAAAAGGCTTCTTAGCTACTTGATAAAAAGTCCTGTTCAGAAAGGGTTGAGACTAGGGTCAGCCGTCATTGTTGAGATTTCACAGTGTTTAAAGTCTATCAGGGAATATTTGCCCAGAGAATTTAACAGGAAGTGTCGTTCTTTAGATGAACTAGATAGATGGAAAGCAACCGAATTCCGTCAGTTTATGCTTTACAGTGGTGTTGTTGCCATGAAAGGACGTTTGAAAGATGTTTTCTACTAG